One window of Maridesulfovibrio ferrireducens genomic DNA carries:
- a CDS encoding methyl-accepting chemotaxis protein: MFKNLSIGGRFFVLLLVMFLFLILSGTMFMMQNQELADYGMSEIQKVMFQEEKGKIEVATKTIALSLGEELKDVHDQDDKVEFIRKAVDKIRFEKDKSGYFFVYRGTVNVALPTKKAVQGKDLKNAKDKNGVYFVQDLARAALSGGGFVSYVFDKPGKGIQPKLGYAEMIPGTDMWIGTGVYIDNIDEVKARINGEMISNAKSGTIKIGIIVGAVLIFLVLPLCLYMIRTIVRPLHESTEAASKVASGDLDVKLNPQGRNEISTLQSALNSMVVTLSSNLENIKAKSAEAEEQTRVAKLAAKQADEALRQAEGAKKEGMQTAADKLESVLKNIVDISKNVEQSTEEIMTGSDFQKQRIAETATAMEEMTATVLEVAQNASETNKDTEQTRNKATEGHQVVQRTIESMLGIQKQTNDLEELMDKLNTQSTDIGKVIGVINDIADQTNLLALNAAIEAARAGEAGRGFAVVADEVRKLAEKTIGATDEVEKSIALIQSLAKQNISGMQSAVKAISGATEYSRTSGDVLAEIVELAGNAAGQVQSIATAAEEQSATSEEINRSIAEIDSMTEDNAKNSMRAAEGAKDLSGEVDALVALVEELRR; this comes from the coding sequence ATGTTTAAAAATTTATCGATTGGCGGCAGATTTTTTGTACTGTTGCTGGTGATGTTTTTGTTTCTAATTCTTAGTGGAACGATGTTTATGATGCAAAATCAGGAACTTGCTGACTACGGAATGAGTGAGATTCAAAAAGTCATGTTCCAAGAGGAGAAAGGCAAAATTGAGGTTGCGACTAAAACGATTGCACTTTCTCTCGGAGAAGAACTGAAAGACGTTCATGATCAGGATGATAAAGTTGAATTTATAAGAAAAGCAGTTGATAAAATCAGGTTCGAAAAAGACAAGTCAGGATATTTCTTTGTATACAGGGGTACTGTTAACGTTGCACTGCCTACGAAAAAAGCTGTTCAGGGTAAAGATTTAAAGAACGCCAAGGATAAAAATGGTGTATATTTTGTTCAGGATCTTGCACGTGCAGCTCTAAGTGGCGGCGGATTTGTTTCTTACGTTTTTGATAAGCCTGGTAAAGGGATTCAGCCTAAACTCGGCTACGCAGAAATGATACCCGGCACGGATATGTGGATTGGAACAGGGGTTTACATTGATAATATCGATGAAGTTAAAGCCCGGATCAATGGTGAGATGATAAGCAATGCTAAGTCCGGTACTATTAAGATTGGGATAATAGTCGGGGCTGTTTTAATTTTTTTAGTTTTACCACTTTGTCTGTATATGATCCGGACGATTGTTCGTCCTTTGCATGAATCGACTGAAGCTGCCAGTAAAGTTGCTTCAGGTGATCTTGATGTAAAGCTTAATCCGCAGGGACGAAATGAAATTTCTACTTTGCAAAGTGCTTTAAATTCAATGGTTGTCACTTTGTCGTCTAATCTTGAAAATATAAAAGCGAAAAGTGCGGAGGCTGAAGAGCAGACCCGTGTTGCCAAGTTGGCCGCTAAGCAAGCAGATGAAGCGCTTCGTCAGGCCGAAGGGGCTAAGAAAGAAGGTATGCAGACTGCTGCGGATAAACTTGAGTCTGTTTTAAAAAATATAGTTGATATTTCTAAAAATGTTGAACAGAGCACTGAAGAAATAATGACCGGAAGTGATTTTCAGAAACAGCGCATAGCAGAAACTGCCACAGCAATGGAAGAGATGACAGCGACTGTTCTTGAAGTTGCTCAGAATGCTTCTGAAACGAACAAAGACACGGAACAAACAAGAAATAAAGCTACCGAAGGACATCAAGTTGTTCAAAGGACCATTGAGTCGATGCTGGGTATTCAAAAGCAGACTAATGATCTTGAAGAACTTATGGATAAGCTTAATACTCAATCAACTGATATCGGAAAGGTTATCGGCGTAATTAATGACATTGCCGATCAGACAAATCTATTGGCTCTTAATGCTGCAATTGAAGCTGCCAGAGCAGGGGAAGCCGGTCGAGGTTTTGCGGTTGTTGCTGATGAAGTCCGCAAGCTCGCAGAAAAAACAATCGGTGCAACAGATGAAGTTGAAAAGAGCATTGCTTTGATTCAGAGCCTCGCAAAACAGAATATATCGGGTATGCAGAGCGCTGTTAAAGCGATTAGCGGTGCTACCGAGTATTCAAGGACGTCTGGTGATGTTCTTGCTGAAATTGTTGAGCTTGCAGGAAATGCTGCGGGGCAGGTTCAGTCCATTGCCACAGCCGCAGAGGAGCAGTCGGCAACATCGGAAGAGATTAATCGCAGTATCGCCGAAATAGATTCTATGACTGAAGATAATGCGAAAAACAGTATGCGTGCTGCAGAGGGCGCAAAAGATCTCTCCGGTGAGGTTGATGCGCTTGTTGCTCTGGTTGAAGAACTACGTAGATAA
- the ldhH gene encoding L-lactate dehydrogenase (quinone) large subunit LdhH, producing the protein MQDAKNFKEYKGQVREALGNDFLRTAMDNFAIAYRTSRANAFKEIDDKALIKDIAKAKACSTANIDELFVKFKEEAEKNGAVVHLAATAKEANEIIGRIAQEEKCTKIVKSKSMTAEETLLNHHLEDLNLDVVETDLGEWIIQLRHEGPSHMVMPAIHLSRHQVSETFTEATGKKQDDDIQKLVKVARRELRQKFTEADMGISGCNFAIAETGTIGIVTNEGNARLVTTLPRVHVALMGLDKLTPNLHDALRVLRALPRNATGQAITSYVTWITGSNECAVAEDDRKKVHFVFLDNGRRALAKDPVFAEVLQCVRCGACANVCPVYRMVGGHKMGHIYIGAIGLILTYFFHGTDKAKNLVQNCINCGACKEICAGGIDLPALIKEIHARIQDEEGHPLTSALLGKMMKNRKLFHKFLRIAKYAQKPVAGNDGFLRHLPMIFAPDHDFRSLPVVAEVPFRDMWSKVKPAKIANPKHKVAIFSGCVQDFVYPEQSVATVESMRGKDIALEFPMDQSCCGLPLQMMGEKQACRDVAIQNMEAFENSDCEYILTMCASCASHLKHNYPKMLGHDPKYAIRVQEFADKVIDYSSFMNDVVGIKEEDFLDSKGKKVTYHAPCHLCRGLDVKAAPRELMVKAGLDYVECAEEEVCCGFGGTYSVKFPKISEQLLSKKMHNVEETGAAVLLTDCPGCVMQLRGGAKKKGLDIEVRHVAELLSERRK; encoded by the coding sequence ATGCAGGATGCCAAAAATTTTAAAGAGTACAAAGGCCAAGTTAGAGAAGCTTTAGGTAATGATTTCCTGCGGACTGCTATGGATAATTTCGCCATTGCTTACCGCACAAGCAGAGCGAATGCTTTTAAAGAAATTGATGATAAAGCTTTGATAAAAGATATTGCAAAAGCGAAAGCTTGTTCTACTGCAAATATAGACGAACTTTTTGTTAAGTTTAAAGAAGAAGCTGAAAAAAATGGTGCAGTTGTTCATTTGGCTGCAACAGCTAAAGAAGCGAATGAAATTATCGGTCGTATTGCTCAGGAAGAAAAATGTACAAAGATTGTTAAGTCTAAATCCATGACGGCTGAGGAAACACTTCTCAATCATCATTTGGAAGATCTCAATCTGGATGTTGTTGAAACTGACCTCGGTGAGTGGATTATTCAGTTGCGTCATGAAGGCCCGAGTCACATGGTTATGCCTGCGATTCATCTTTCCCGCCATCAGGTCAGCGAGACTTTTACTGAAGCTACTGGCAAAAAGCAGGATGATGATATTCAGAAGCTTGTTAAAGTTGCCCGCCGAGAACTTCGCCAGAAATTTACTGAAGCTGATATGGGTATTTCCGGTTGTAACTTTGCAATTGCAGAGACTGGAACCATTGGTATTGTAACCAATGAAGGTAACGCCAGATTGGTTACCACTTTACCTAGAGTTCATGTTGCTCTGATGGGGCTTGATAAGCTTACACCTAATTTACATGACGCATTACGCGTTCTCAGAGCTTTGCCTCGGAATGCTACAGGGCAGGCGATCACTTCTTATGTTACCTGGATCACCGGGTCTAACGAGTGTGCCGTGGCTGAGGATGACAGGAAGAAAGTGCACTTCGTGTTTTTGGACAATGGAAGACGCGCTCTCGCTAAAGACCCGGTGTTCGCTGAAGTTCTTCAATGCGTTCGTTGCGGAGCATGTGCCAATGTCTGTCCTGTTTATCGCATGGTCGGCGGCCACAAGATGGGCCATATTTATATAGGGGCTATCGGCCTCATTCTCACTTACTTCTTCCACGGAACGGATAAAGCTAAAAACCTTGTTCAGAACTGTATCAACTGTGGTGCATGTAAGGAAATCTGTGCAGGCGGTATTGATCTTCCTGCTCTGATTAAAGAAATTCATGCCCGAATTCAGGACGAAGAAGGGCATCCGCTTACTTCTGCTCTGCTGGGCAAGATGATGAAAAACCGTAAACTGTTTCACAAATTTCTGCGTATAGCAAAATATGCTCAGAAACCTGTGGCAGGCAATGACGGTTTCCTTCGCCATCTGCCTATGATTTTTGCTCCTGATCATGACTTCAGATCATTACCGGTGGTTGCTGAAGTTCCTTTCCGCGATATGTGGTCTAAAGTTAAGCCTGCGAAGATTGCAAATCCAAAACACAAAGTCGCGATTTTCTCCGGCTGTGTTCAAGATTTCGTTTACCCTGAGCAGTCTGTAGCCACCGTGGAAAGTATGCGCGGTAAGGATATTGCTCTTGAATTCCCTATGGATCAGTCTTGTTGCGGTCTTCCATTGCAGATGATGGGAGAAAAACAAGCGTGCAGAGACGTAGCAATTCAGAATATGGAAGCTTTTGAAAATTCAGATTGTGAATATATTCTGACCATGTGTGCTTCTTGTGCGTCACATCTCAAACATAATTATCCGAAAATGCTTGGCCATGATCCTAAATATGCAATTCGTGTTCAAGAATTTGCAGACAAGGTTATCGATTACAGTTCCTTTATGAACGATGTGGTCGGAATTAAAGAAGAAGACTTCCTTGATTCAAAGGGTAAAAAAGTTACTTATCATGCTCCTTGTCACCTTTGCAGAGGATTGGACGTAAAAGCCGCTCCTCGTGAGTTGATGGTTAAAGCAGGACTCGACTACGTAGAATGTGCTGAAGAAGAAGTATGTTGCGGATTCGGAGGAACTTACTCAGTTAAGTTCCCTAAAATATCTGAACAGTTGCTTTCTAAGAAAATGCACAACGTAGAAGAAACTGGTGCAGCTGTTCTGCTTACCGATTGCCCCGGTTGTGTTATGCAGCTTCGCGGCGGTGCTAAGAAGAAAGGCCTTGATATAGAAGTCCGTCATGTTGCGGAACTTTTATCCGAGCGCAGAAAATAG
- a CDS encoding lactate utilization protein produces the protein MAVNSENVKLFTEKAGLVSAIVSEVSSLDEAFQYTIDLCGKKEACKLLVSGCEEGLSAKAGALCETKTGKTIAAPALNKKQFSSLGKFCSENGFDLLKDGLRNYLGGIDIGFTVVDHGIAETGTLVLKSRSEELRIATMISEVHVAVLPKSKIVGTSYELESFLEECMRAADYTAFITGASRTADIERVLAIGVHGPLELHILLLEDK, from the coding sequence ATGGCAGTCAATAGCGAAAATGTCAAACTTTTCACTGAAAAGGCCGGATTAGTGTCGGCCATAGTTTCAGAAGTGTCTTCTTTAGACGAAGCTTTCCAGTACACAATAGACCTTTGCGGCAAAAAAGAAGCTTGTAAATTACTTGTTTCCGGTTGTGAAGAAGGTCTTTCCGCTAAAGCCGGTGCTCTTTGTGAGACCAAGACCGGAAAAACTATAGCCGCGCCCGCCCTCAATAAAAAACAGTTTTCATCATTAGGCAAATTCTGTTCTGAGAATGGTTTTGACCTTTTGAAAGATGGTCTTCGTAATTATCTAGGTGGAATTGATATCGGTTTTACCGTTGTCGACCATGGAATTGCGGAAACCGGAACTCTTGTACTTAAGTCCCGCAGTGAAGAATTAAGAATTGCTACAATGATCAGTGAAGTTCATGTCGCTGTACTTCCAAAGTCTAAGATCGTCGGTACTTCTTATGAACTGGAATCATTCTTGGAAGAGTGTATGCGCGCTGCTGATTATACAGCGTTTATCACTGGTGCCAGCCGAACTGCTGATATTGAGCGAGTGCTTGCTATTGGAGTGCACGGCCCACTCGAACTTCATATTCTTCTTCTGGAGGACAAATAA
- a CDS encoding acetate kinase, translated as MKILVINAGSSSIKYQLLDMTSGNPLASGIVERIGEEMGSLTHKAFLGTPKEFKEAIECAFPTHKEGMHEVVRLLTDPEKGVIKDSSEIAGIGHRIVHGGELFSKPVEVDADVLQGIRDVIPLAPLHNPGHVIGIEVATELFPGVRQVVVFDTAFHQTMEPKAFMYGIPYEYYEEFGLRRYGAHGTSHKYVAREAAKVLGKPLEECNLVTVHLGNGASLSAVKNGKCIDTSMGLTPLGGIIMGTRCGDLDPAIVGFISEKKGMSAAEVVTMFTNESGLKGICGSNDLRDIHSRIEKGDERAELALEMATLRVRQFIGSYFFELGKVDAIVFTAGIGENDPEYRARTCSDLENFGIIMDSDKNWNWDRTPSAISADDSPVKVFVIATNEELEIANDTVAVLGL; from the coding sequence ATGAAAATATTAGTAATCAACGCTGGAAGCTCATCAATTAAATATCAACTTCTTGATATGACTTCAGGCAATCCTCTTGCTTCCGGCATTGTCGAACGTATCGGCGAAGAGATGGGCAGTCTTACTCACAAAGCATTTCTTGGAACTCCTAAAGAGTTTAAAGAAGCTATTGAATGTGCATTTCCTACACATAAAGAAGGAATGCATGAGGTAGTTCGCCTTTTAACCGACCCTGAAAAAGGTGTTATTAAAGATAGTTCAGAAATAGCCGGTATCGGTCATAGAATCGTGCACGGCGGAGAACTTTTTTCTAAGCCTGTTGAAGTCGATGCAGATGTACTTCAGGGAATCAGAGACGTTATTCCTTTGGCTCCTTTGCACAATCCAGGACATGTTATCGGGATTGAAGTTGCAACGGAATTGTTCCCCGGAGTAAGACAGGTTGTAGTGTTTGACACTGCTTTCCATCAGACAATGGAACCTAAAGCATTCATGTACGGTATCCCTTACGAATATTACGAAGAGTTTGGTCTTCGTCGTTACGGAGCACATGGAACTTCACATAAATATGTAGCTCGCGAAGCTGCTAAAGTTCTCGGTAAACCTCTTGAAGAGTGCAATCTTGTTACTGTTCATTTGGGTAACGGAGCTTCTCTTTCCGCTGTTAAAAACGGAAAATGTATCGATACTTCAATGGGACTGACACCTCTTGGCGGGATCATAATGGGAACCCGTTGTGGAGATCTTGATCCAGCTATTGTCGGTTTTATTTCTGAGAAAAAGGGCATGAGTGCAGCTGAAGTTGTAACAATGTTTACCAATGAAAGCGGCTTGAAGGGTATTTGCGGTTCCAATGATCTTCGCGATATCCATTCCCGTATTGAAAAGGGTGATGAGCGTGCAGAATTGGCTCTTGAAATGGCAACTCTTAGAGTACGTCAGTTTATAGGTTCTTATTTCTTCGAACTTGGCAAAGTTGATGCTATCGTCTTCACTGCCGGAATCGGTGAGAATGATCCTGAATACAGAGCTAGAACCTGTTCAGATCTCGAAAATTTCGGAATTATCATGGATTCTGACAAAAACTGGAACTGGGATAGAACTCCATCAGCAATCAGTGCCGATGATAGTCCTGTAAAAGTTTTTGTTATAGCGACAAATGAAGAGCTTGAAATTGCTAACGACACTGTTGCAGTTCTTGGATTGTAG
- the pta gene encoding phosphate acetyltransferase: MSINLYITATEEKSGKSAIALGVMQLLLRDIQNVAIFRPIINDNQTGSRDHDINLLMNYFNLDISYEDTYAYTLKEARELINNGKHSLLLENILNKYSKLEEKFDFVLCEGTDFQGKDQNFEFDINAEIAANLSCPVLLVANGRGKTTEDIIASTQLVIDALEDKGVDTVAAVINRITAPPSEMAEILSSIKCKTRCAQELLVYGIAEDESLGNPSMNDVRKWLDASVLYGHGRLDTLVDDYVIAAMRIGNFLEYIEAGSLIITPGDRSDIILSSLASRLSTSFPDISGILLTGGLQPSASVHRLIEGWTGVPIPILSVDTNTYRTTQVLSELYGRIDPEDQRKTASALGTFESHVNIDELRQRLVSTKSDKVTPKMFEYKLVQKAKANKQIIVLPEGTAERVLRAADMLTRRGVADIVLLGKADEVGSKISALGLDMHNVRILDPESSPQFESYCEIYFKLREHKGIRMSDARDRMLDPTYFGSMMVYTGDADGMVSGSVTTTAQTIRPAFEFIKTKPGASIVSSVFLMCLKDRVLVFGDCAVNPNPNAEQLAEIALSSAQTARIFGVEPRIALLSYSTGQSGKGADVEKVKEAVRIAKERAPDLLIEGPLQYDAAIDPSVAKTKLPDSQVAGRATVFIFPDLNTGNNTYKAVQRSAEQSVAIGPILQGLNKPVNDLSRGCTVPDIVNTVAITAIQAQAEKGLI; the protein is encoded by the coding sequence GTGTCTATAAATTTGTATATTACAGCCACCGAAGAGAAAAGCGGAAAATCTGCAATCGCTTTGGGCGTAATGCAATTGTTACTTAGAGACATACAGAATGTCGCTATTTTCAGGCCTATTATTAATGATAATCAGACAGGTTCCCGCGACCATGATATCAATCTTTTAATGAATTATTTTAATCTTGATATCAGTTATGAAGATACTTACGCTTACACTCTTAAAGAGGCTAGAGAGCTTATCAACAACGGCAAGCACTCACTGTTACTCGAAAATATTCTGAATAAATACAGTAAGCTTGAAGAAAAATTTGATTTTGTTCTCTGTGAAGGAACCGATTTTCAGGGTAAAGACCAGAATTTTGAATTTGATATCAATGCGGAGATCGCCGCCAACCTCAGTTGTCCTGTTTTGCTTGTTGCAAACGGCAGAGGAAAAACAACAGAAGATATCATTGCTTCGACTCAGCTCGTAATTGATGCTTTGGAAGACAAGGGTGTAGACACCGTGGCTGCTGTAATCAATAGAATTACAGCTCCGCCTTCTGAAATGGCTGAAATTCTTTCCAGCATCAAATGTAAAACAAGATGTGCACAAGAGTTGCTCGTTTACGGTATTGCAGAAGATGAAAGTCTCGGTAACCCCAGCATGAATGATGTGCGCAAATGGCTCGACGCTTCTGTTCTTTATGGACACGGAAGACTTGATACTCTCGTAGACGACTATGTAATCGCCGCAATGCGCATTGGTAACTTCCTTGAGTATATTGAAGCCGGAAGCTTGATTATCACTCCCGGTGACCGTTCAGATATCATTTTGAGCAGTCTTGCATCCAGATTATCCACTTCTTTCCCTGATATTTCCGGGATTCTTCTTACCGGTGGGTTGCAGCCAAGTGCCAGCGTGCACAGGTTGATTGAAGGGTGGACCGGTGTACCGATTCCTATTCTGTCGGTAGATACCAATACTTATCGTACTACTCAGGTTCTTAGCGAACTCTACGGACGCATTGACCCTGAAGATCAGCGTAAAACTGCTTCCGCTCTGGGAACTTTTGAATCGCATGTTAATATTGATGAACTCAGACAGCGTCTTGTTTCTACAAAATCTGACAAAGTTACTCCTAAGATGTTTGAGTATAAGCTGGTTCAGAAGGCAAAAGCTAATAAGCAAATTATTGTCCTTCCTGAAGGAACAGCTGAAAGAGTTCTTCGTGCCGCTGATATGCTTACCCGTCGCGGTGTAGCTGATATCGTTCTGCTTGGTAAAGCTGATGAAGTCGGTTCCAAGATTTCTGCACTCGGTCTTGATATGCACAATGTCAGAATACTTGATCCTGAATCTTCTCCGCAGTTTGAAAGCTATTGCGAAATTTATTTTAAGCTTCGCGAACACAAAGGTATCCGCATGTCGGATGCCAGAGACAGAATGCTGGACCCAACTTACTTCGGTTCCATGATGGTCTATACGGGTGATGCAGATGGAATGGTTTCAGGCTCTGTTACTACAACTGCGCAGACAATTCGTCCCGCATTTGAGTTTATCAAGACAAAGCCCGGAGCTTCTATTGTATCCAGTGTTTTCCTGATGTGCCTGAAGGACCGCGTTCTTGTATTCGGAGACTGCGCGGTTAACCCTAATCCTAATGCAGAACAGCTTGCAGAAATTGCTCTCAGTTCCGCTCAGACCGCTCGTATTTTCGGTGTAGAGCCGAGAATTGCGTTACTTTCATACTCAACAGGACAGTCTGGTAAAGGTGCTGATGTTGAAAAAGTTAAGGAAGCCGTCCGTATTGCAAAAGAGCGTGCTCCTGACCTGCTGATTGAAGGGCCTTTGCAGTATGATGCTGCAATTGATCCTTCGGTAGCTAAAACAAAACTTCCGGACAGTCAGGTGGCAGGACGAGCAACAGTGTTCATCTTCCCTGATCTAAATACCGGAAATAATACTTATAAAGCAGTGCAGCGTTCAGCTGAACAGTCCGTTGCAATCGGACCTATTCTGCAGGGACTTAACAAACCGGTAAACGACCTTTCCAGAGGTTGTACGGTTCCCGATATTGTAAACACCGTAGCGATAACCGCAATTCAAGCACAGGCAGAAAAGGGACTTATTTAA
- a CDS encoding (Fe-S)-binding protein — protein MSDVKKLAQQLMELDDQMVACMKCGMCQAVCPVFAETMQEADVTRGKIALLEKLAHELVKDPDQVNEKLNRCLLCGSCAANCPSGVNIMDIFIKARVIVTTYKGLSSAKKFIFKGLLTRPKLFNFLTDMSAKFQGPFEKVADEAAGTASCALLNPLLGERHFMPLAKRPFRKDYPSADTPRGTSGLKVAFFPGCVVDKMYPHVGHAAMDVLKYHGVGVFLPKGQACCGIPTLASGDQESFITLMKQNIKAFEEGNFDYLVTPCATCTSTIKETWIKMIEDENLVFIEKVKDLADKTMDITEFLVDVVGVTLPAEPKKSDRIVTYHDPCHLAKSLGVTEQPRALLKKSDKYEFKEMNEANRCCGCGGSFNLFHYDLSKSIGQRKADNVRAVGAEVVATSCPACMMQLGDMLSQSGGGIEVRHVLEIYADAIKK, from the coding sequence ATGTCTGACGTCAAAAAATTAGCTCAACAACTTATGGAGCTGGACGACCAGATGGTCGCCTGTATGAAGTGCGGTATGTGTCAGGCTGTTTGTCCTGTCTTTGCCGAAACTATGCAGGAAGCTGATGTTACTCGCGGTAAGATTGCTCTTCTTGAGAAGCTTGCTCATGAATTAGTTAAAGATCCTGATCAGGTTAACGAGAAGCTTAATAGATGTCTGCTTTGCGGGTCATGCGCTGCGAACTGTCCAAGTGGTGTTAATATCATGGACATCTTCATTAAGGCTCGTGTTATTGTAACAACCTATAAGGGGTTGTCTTCTGCTAAAAAGTTTATTTTTAAGGGACTTCTGACTCGTCCGAAATTGTTTAACTTTCTGACTGACATGAGCGCCAAGTTTCAGGGGCCTTTTGAGAAAGTCGCTGATGAAGCCGCCGGAACAGCAAGCTGTGCTCTTTTGAATCCGTTGCTTGGTGAGCGTCATTTTATGCCGCTTGCAAAGCGTCCGTTCAGAAAAGATTATCCCAGCGCTGATACTCCTCGCGGCACAAGCGGCCTTAAAGTTGCTTTTTTCCCGGGATGTGTCGTTGATAAAATGTATCCTCATGTAGGACATGCCGCAATGGATGTTCTAAAGTATCATGGTGTGGGTGTTTTTCTGCCTAAGGGACAGGCATGTTGCGGAATCCCGACTCTGGCTTCCGGAGATCAGGAATCATTCATCACGCTCATGAAACAGAATATAAAAGCTTTTGAAGAAGGCAACTTTGATTATCTTGTTACTCCATGTGCAACTTGTACTTCAACTATTAAAGAAACATGGATTAAGATGATCGAGGATGAGAATCTTGTCTTTATAGAAAAAGTTAAAGATCTAGCTGACAAGACTATGGATATCACTGAATTTTTAGTTGATGTTGTGGGAGTGACCTTACCTGCAGAACCTAAGAAAAGTGACAGGATTGTGACGTATCACGATCCTTGTCATCTTGCAAAATCTCTTGGAGTTACTGAGCAGCCCCGTGCATTGCTTAAAAAAAGTGATAAATATGAGTTTAAAGAGATGAATGAAGCCAACCGTTGCTGTGGTTGCGGTGGTAGTTTCAATCTATTCCATTACGATTTATCGAAAAGTATAGGTCAGCGTAAAGCTGATAATGTAAGAGCCGTCGGTGCAGAAGTTGTTGCCACCTCATGTCCTGCATGTATGATGCAACTTGGTGACATGCTTTCGCAGTCCGGTGGTGGAATTGAAGTACGGCATGTGTTAGAAATTTATGCCGATGCAATAAAAAAATAG
- a CDS encoding FAD-linked oxidase C-terminal domain-containing protein, translating to MSNAKLAKEFEKIVGAEGVLHTEADLHSYSYDSAVLDPAVPSLVIKPTTTAQLGPITKLCNENGLPLTVRGAGTNLSGGTIPHPGGIVVLTNGLNKILEINEEDLYAVVEPGVVTAQFAAEVAKRGLFYPPDPGSQAVSTLGGNVAENAGGLRGLKYGVTKDYVMGIDFFDVNGDLIKAGSRTVKCVTGYNLGGLMVASEGTLGVFSNIIFKLVPPPKASKAMMAVFDNIDKASETVSAIIANHIVPCTLELLDHVTIKYVEAFTKAGLPTEAQAILLIEVDGHPAEVADDAQKIVDICNKIGATSVRAAETAAERESLWFARRNALPALARARPTTVLEDATVPRSQIPAMIRGVNKIAEKYNISIGTFGHAGDGNLHPTILCDKRDEAEFHRVEEAVNEIFDVALSLKGTLSGEHGIGMAKSKWMIKETNQATLDYSLRMKKAIDPKGILNPGKIIEAS from the coding sequence ATGTCCAATGCAAAACTGGCAAAAGAATTTGAAAAAATAGTCGGAGCTGAAGGTGTTCTGCATACAGAAGCAGACCTGCATTCATACTCCTACGATTCAGCTGTTCTTGATCCTGCTGTTCCATCTCTTGTGATTAAGCCTACTACCACTGCACAGCTTGGACCGATTACAAAGCTTTGTAATGAAAACGGTCTTCCTTTAACTGTTCGCGGTGCTGGGACCAATCTTTCCGGTGGAACTATTCCTCATCCCGGTGGAATTGTAGTTTTGACCAACGGCCTTAATAAAATTTTAGAAATCAACGAAGAAGATCTTTATGCAGTAGTTGAGCCGGGTGTTGTTACAGCTCAATTTGCAGCAGAAGTCGCAAAACGCGGCCTTTTTTATCCTCCAGATCCAGGCAGTCAGGCTGTTTCCACACTCGGTGGTAACGTTGCTGAAAATGCTGGCGGTCTTCGCGGCCTTAAATACGGCGTTACTAAAGATTACGTTATGGGAATTGATTTCTTTGACGTTAACGGTGACCTCATCAAGGCCGGTTCACGCACAGTTAAATGTGTAACAGGTTACAACCTTGGCGGACTCATGGTTGCTTCTGAAGGCACTCTCGGTGTTTTCAGTAATATTATTTTCAAGCTTGTTCCTCCTCCTAAAGCTTCGAAAGCTATGATGGCTGTCTTTGACAATATTGATAAAGCCTCTGAAACAGTTTCTGCTATTATCGCAAATCATATCGTTCCCTGTACTCTCGAATTGCTTGATCATGTTACCATTAAATATGTTGAAGCTTTCACTAAAGCGGGTCTTCCAACCGAAGCTCAAGCTATTCTTTTGATCGAAGTTGATGGTCATCCTGCTGAAGTTGCTGATGATGCTCAAAAAATTGTTGATATTTGTAATAAAATAGGTGCTACCTCTGTTCGCGCGGCTGAAACAGCAGCAGAACGTGAAAGCCTCTGGTTTGCTCGTCGTAACGCACTTCCTGCTCTTGCACGCGCACGGCCTACAACAGTTCTTGAAGATGCAACTGTTCCCCGCAGTCAGATTCCTGCAATGATTCGCGGAGTTAATAAGATTGCTGAGAAGTATAACATTTCTATCGGAACTTTCGGACATGCCGGTGACGGTAATCTTCATCCGACAATTCTTTGTGATAAAAGAGATGAAGCTGAGTTCCATCGCGTAGAAGAAGCAGTTAATGAGATCTTTGATGTGGCGCTTTCTCTTAAAGGAACACTCTCCGGTGAACACGGAATCGGAATGGCCAAATCCAAATGGATGATAAAGGAAACTAATCAGGCAACTCTTGATTATTCTCTCCGTATGAAGAAAGCCATTGACCCTAAGGGTATTCTTAATCCCGGCAAAATCATTGAGGCTAGCTAA